A single region of the Azospirillum fermentarium genome encodes:
- a CDS encoding two-partner secretion domain-containing protein, which yields MFRAILLSTVAMLPVTTGLAQAQTPVLPAQGAFVAGAGSIGQSGAVMTIDQTTARGVVNWRDFSIGQGGTVQVNNGSGATLNRVTGGNLSQILGTLKATGSLYLVNPQGVVIGESGVVVTGGSFVASTLDVLNEHFMAGGSLLFRGESGGSVTNLGKISAAGGDVVLIARTVVNKGQISAPRGTAALASGTEVLLSEGGADGERVLVRVGTTDGAVETSGLVEAATAELKAAGGNVYALAGNNGGLIRATGVETRGGRVVLSATGGHVSTAGTVEAKTAVGDGGRIDVAAPDGVVMHTGTLSASGSRGGAVTVRGSRVSNQGRVSADGTAGAGGTVAVEFGKGYIAPSKSTLSARGTTRGGAVSVTGTQAESTLFSSGRHDVTGGQAGGSADLFAAAITLVDAAVDASGGAGGGSIRIGGDYQGSGLMLKAATTRVSPTTALRADATGAAGDGGRIIVWSEGATDYYGSASARAGARGGNGGLIEVSSRDTLTFAGTGDASAPSGAAGSLLLDPKNIVISTSAPGPAQSEFVDPNAAAGNGFGTKMVVLANGNVIVTAPGDDFVASNAGAVYLYDGLTGALISTLHGAAAADGLGSTGMMITKLPSGNFLLNNYSWKNGTASSAGAVTWGSGVSGVSGILSAANSLVGTSAGDMVGYSVTQLAGNGNYLVSSYTWTNGTAASAGAVTWGSGTAGVSGIVSPTNSLVGSSAGDMVGLSTDNKTLSSGNYLVLSRFWTNGTAATAGAITWGDGTAGVSGIVSPTNSLVGSSAGDGSSVDFSALGNGNYVVTLTNWSYGTAASAGAAVWINGTAPAAGVISPTNSLVGTSEFDRIGAYIKTLGNGNYLAYSAAWTNGTAVSAGAVTWGSGTAGVAGIVSASNSLIGSSSNDQVGINIVTLTNGNYVVSSTSWSDGAATKVGAVTWGSGTAGVAGLITASNSLIGSTANDEVGWSIVTSVTNGNYLVYSRSWNNGAATSAGAITWGSGTGGVTGIVSPTNSLVGTSASELPMVTFTALPSGNYLVSHYSWANGTATSAGFVFWGRGDGVGLAGPVTSANSLVGTTPGDRIGNLIQVLDDGNYIVRSTNWMNGTAASAGAMTWGNGTSGRTGFITAGNSLVGSSTGDRVGSNAAVVLSGGAYVIAATDWSNGSVASAGAVTWISGAAGLTGTISTANSLVGTAAGDSVGTNIITLANGNYLVSSYKWSNGTAATAGALTWASGTAVLTGVVSHTNSLIGSSTNDQIGVLASVKTLANGDYLVMSSRWANGTAASAGAVTWGSGTAGVSGVVSVSNSLIGSSANDKIGATFTALTNGSYLVSSGAWVNGTAVSAGAATWISGTAAVTGIVSAANSLVGSSTNDRVGGSITTLTNGGYLVTAFGWMNGTVTSAGAVTWGSGTAAITGVVSAANSLVGTSVNDRVGSMTTVLANGSYLLTTAGWSNGTATSAGAITWGSGTAPLTGAVSAANSLVGGTANDKVGNVTVLADGSYVVISSSWQSGTATSAGAITWGSGTAPLTGVVSAANSLVGSSANARVGSTYSYATSGVLIAAAASEGIGGRVTVGLPLSLVTYAMRPSQTVTMHPGALTAVLNTGTALTLQASNDITVDSAVTVNNPSGNGGALTLQAGRSILLNAGITTDNGALTLIANDLAANGVVDAHRDVGDAVIAMATGTAINAGTGDVTIELRPGTGNTNRGAGAITIGGLTAGTASILNLGASTGNDIIVNGTVSVSGTGDALVMAADTGVFTNNAGASALSAANGRFLVYSSDSTTTTVGGLNVGGVSNKTYANYAPGSVTETGSQIIYANQAPPPPPPPPPPPPPPPPPPPPPPPPPPPPPPPPPPTVDPPVTPPVVQPPVTPPVTEPPIVNPPVTPPVVQPPVTPPVTEPPVIEPPVTPPVVNPPLTEPPVVPPVVTPPVVETPMPPAVLPPAPPPVVRLPTATVIGGTAAIGTSAPATINGGVTVAPVTALVNAGPSAPAAAAPAPGGTASVAVTTTATASVAPPPRSSGSGVRDGDGIVTVQVSVAASAPAPGGNPPPAPSGRVEASVSAGGFQVVYSQPAANAVTGGGTARTEGESGGGAMAGASSFSTFRAEEQPAVTIVADGNASSTSGQAAVEKKDQ from the coding sequence ATGTTCCGGGCGATTTTGCTTTCGACGGTCGCCATGCTGCCCGTGACCACGGGCCTGGCCCAGGCGCAGACCCCCGTGTTGCCGGCGCAGGGCGCCTTCGTCGCCGGGGCAGGCAGCATCGGCCAGTCCGGTGCGGTGATGACCATCGACCAGACGACGGCGCGCGGCGTGGTCAACTGGCGGGACTTCTCCATCGGGCAGGGCGGCACGGTCCAGGTCAACAACGGCAGCGGCGCCACGCTGAACCGGGTGACCGGGGGCAACCTGTCGCAAATCCTCGGCACGCTGAAGGCCACCGGTTCCCTGTATCTGGTCAACCCGCAGGGCGTGGTGATCGGCGAGAGCGGCGTGGTGGTGACCGGCGGCAGCTTCGTCGCGTCCACGCTCGACGTGCTGAACGAGCATTTCATGGCTGGCGGCAGCCTGCTGTTCAGGGGGGAGAGCGGCGGCAGCGTCACCAATCTGGGCAAGATCAGCGCTGCGGGCGGCGACGTGGTGCTGATCGCCCGCACGGTGGTCAACAAGGGGCAGATCAGCGCGCCCAGGGGAACAGCGGCGCTGGCATCGGGCACCGAGGTGCTGCTGAGCGAGGGCGGCGCCGACGGCGAGCGCGTGCTGGTGCGGGTCGGCACCACTGATGGTGCCGTGGAGACCTCGGGCCTGGTCGAGGCGGCGACGGCGGAGCTGAAGGCGGCGGGCGGCAACGTCTACGCGCTGGCCGGCAACAACGGCGGGCTGATCCGGGCGACAGGCGTGGAAACGCGCGGCGGCCGGGTGGTGCTGTCGGCAACGGGCGGCCATGTCAGCACCGCCGGCACGGTGGAGGCGAAGACCGCCGTCGGCGACGGGGGCCGTATCGACGTTGCCGCACCCGACGGCGTGGTGATGCACACCGGCACGCTGTCGGCGTCGGGCAGCCGCGGCGGCGCGGTGACGGTGCGGGGCAGCCGCGTGTCGAACCAGGGCCGGGTGTCGGCTGACGGCACCGCCGGGGCTGGTGGCACGGTGGCGGTCGAATTCGGCAAGGGCTACATCGCCCCGTCCAAGTCCACGCTGTCGGCGCGGGGCACGACCCGCGGCGGTGCGGTGTCGGTCACCGGAACCCAGGCGGAGTCCACCCTGTTCTCGTCTGGCCGGCACGACGTGACGGGCGGGCAGGCCGGCGGTTCGGCCGATCTGTTCGCCGCGGCGATCACGCTGGTGGATGCCGCGGTGGATGCATCGGGCGGGGCCGGGGGCGGGTCGATCCGTATCGGCGGCGATTACCAGGGCTCGGGCCTCATGCTGAAGGCGGCAACGACGCGGGTCAGCCCGACGACGGCGCTGCGGGCCGACGCGACGGGGGCGGCGGGCGACGGCGGGCGGATCATCGTGTGGTCGGAAGGCGCCACCGATTATTACGGCAGCGCCTCGGCCCGCGCCGGGGCACGGGGGGGCAACGGCGGGCTGATCGAGGTGTCGTCCCGTGACACGCTGACCTTCGCCGGCACGGGCGATGCCTCCGCGCCGTCCGGCGCCGCCGGCTCCCTGCTGCTCGATCCCAAGAACATCGTCATCAGCACCAGCGCCCCCGGCCCGGCGCAAAGCGAGTTCGTGGATCCCAACGCCGCCGCCGGCAACGGCTTCGGCACGAAAATGGTGGTGCTGGCCAACGGCAACGTCATCGTCACCGCCCCCGGCGACGATTTCGTCGCCAGCAATGCCGGGGCGGTCTATCTCTACGATGGGCTGACCGGCGCCCTCATCAGCACCCTGCACGGTGCCGCCGCAGCCGACGGCCTGGGCAGCACCGGCATGATGATCACCAAGCTTCCCAGCGGCAACTTTCTTCTGAACAACTATTCCTGGAAGAACGGCACCGCCAGCTCGGCGGGGGCGGTCACCTGGGGCAGCGGCGTCAGCGGGGTGTCCGGCATCCTTTCCGCCGCCAACAGTCTGGTCGGCACCTCCGCCGGGGACATGGTGGGCTACAGCGTGACCCAGCTTGCCGGCAACGGCAACTACCTCGTGTCGTCATACACGTGGACCAACGGCACGGCAGCCTCGGCGGGGGCGGTCACCTGGGGCAGCGGCACGGCGGGTGTTTCCGGCATCGTGTCGCCCACCAACAGCCTTGTCGGCTCCTCTGCGGGAGACATGGTCGGGCTCTCGACGGATAACAAGACGTTGAGTTCCGGCAATTATCTGGTGCTGAGCCGCTTCTGGACCAACGGCACGGCGGCCACGGCGGGAGCGATCACCTGGGGCGACGGCACGGCGGGTGTTTCCGGCATCGTGTCGCCCACCAACAGCCTTGTCGGCTCGTCCGCCGGGGACGGGTCCAGTGTGGATTTCAGCGCGCTCGGCAATGGGAATTATGTGGTCACCCTGACGAACTGGTCGTACGGCACGGCGGCCTCGGCGGGGGCTGCGGTCTGGATCAACGGTACGGCCCCCGCCGCCGGCGTCATTTCCCCCACCAACAGCCTGGTCGGGACATCGGAGTTCGATCGGATCGGCGCCTATATCAAGACGCTCGGCAACGGCAACTATCTGGCCTATTCGGCGGCATGGACCAACGGCACGGCGGTCTCGGCGGGGGCGGTCACCTGGGGCAGCGGCACGGCGGGTGTCGCCGGCATCGTGTCGGCCAGCAACAGCCTGATCGGCTCCTCGTCCAACGATCAGGTCGGGATCAACATCGTCACCTTGACCAACGGCAATTACGTGGTCAGCTCGACGAGCTGGAGCGACGGTGCGGCCACCAAGGTGGGTGCGGTGACCTGGGGCAGCGGGACGGCGGGTGTCGCCGGCCTCATCACCGCCAGCAACAGCCTGATCGGCTCCACGGCCAACGATGAGGTGGGCTGGAGCATCGTCACGTCGGTGACCAACGGCAACTACCTCGTCTATTCCCGGAGCTGGAACAACGGGGCGGCCACGTCGGCGGGGGCCATCACCTGGGGCAGCGGAACGGGTGGTGTCACCGGCATCGTCTCTCCCACCAACAGTCTGGTCGGAACGTCGGCGTCCGAACTGCCCATGGTGACGTTCACCGCCCTTCCGAGCGGAAATTACCTGGTGAGTCACTATTCCTGGGCCAACGGCACGGCGACGAGCGCCGGGTTCGTGTTCTGGGGCCGCGGGGACGGGGTGGGGCTGGCGGGGCCGGTCACGTCCGCCAACAGTCTGGTCGGCACCACCCCCGGCGACCGGATCGGCAACCTGATCCAGGTGCTGGACGACGGGAACTACATCGTCCGGTCCACCAACTGGATGAACGGCACGGCGGCCTCGGCTGGGGCCATGACCTGGGGCAACGGCACCAGCGGGCGCACCGGCTTCATCACCGCCGGCAACAGCCTTGTCGGTTCCTCCACCGGCGACAGGGTGGGGAGCAATGCCGCTGTGGTGCTGTCCGGCGGTGCCTATGTGATCGCCGCGACCGACTGGTCGAACGGCTCGGTGGCTTCCGCGGGGGCGGTGACCTGGATCTCCGGCGCGGCGGGTCTGACCGGCACCATCTCGACCGCCAACAGTCTGGTCGGCACCGCCGCCGGCGATTCCGTGGGCACCAACATCATCACGCTGGCCAATGGCAATTATCTGGTGTCGTCCTATAAATGGAGCAACGGCACGGCGGCCACGGCAGGGGCGTTGACCTGGGCCAGCGGCACGGCGGTCCTGACAGGCGTGGTGTCGCACACCAACAGCCTGATCGGGTCGTCCACCAACGACCAGATCGGCGTCCTCGCGTCGGTCAAGACGCTCGCCAACGGCGATTATCTGGTGATGTCCAGCCGATGGGCCAACGGCACGGCGGCGTCGGCGGGGGCCGTCACCTGGGGCAGCGGCACGGCCGGCGTGTCGGGCGTCGTTTCCGTCAGCAACAGCCTCATCGGCTCCTCCGCCAACGACAAGATCGGCGCGACGTTCACGGCGCTCACCAACGGCAGCTATCTGGTGTCGTCCGGCGCGTGGGTGAACGGCACGGCGGTTTCCGCGGGGGCGGCGACCTGGATCAGCGGTACCGCCGCCGTGACCGGCATCGTGTCCGCCGCCAACAGCCTCGTCGGCTCCTCCACCAACGACCGGGTTGGCGGTTCGATCACGACGCTGACCAACGGCGGCTATCTGGTCACCGCGTTCGGGTGGATGAACGGTACGGTCACGTCGGCGGGGGCGGTGACCTGGGGCAGCGGGACGGCGGCCATCACCGGGGTCGTTTCCGCCGCCAACAGCCTGGTCGGCACATCCGTCAACGACCGGGTCGGCTCGATGACCACGGTGCTCGCCAACGGCAGCTATCTGCTGACGACGGCCGGGTGGTCGAACGGCACGGCGACGTCGGCGGGGGCCATCACCTGGGGCAGCGGCACCGCACCCCTGACCGGCGCCGTCTCCGCCGCCAACAGCCTCGTGGGGGGGACGGCCAACGATAAGGTCGGCAACGTCACCGTGCTCGCCGACGGCAGCTATGTGGTGATTTCAAGCTCCTGGCAGAGCGGCACGGCGACGTCGGCGGGGGCCATCACCTGGGGCAGCGGTACCGCACCCCTCACCGGGGTCGTCTCCGCCGCCAACAGCCTGGTCGGCTCCTCTGCCAACGCCAGGGTCGGCTCGACCTACAGCTATGCCACGTCCGGCGTGTTGATCGCCGCCGCGGCCAGCGAGGGTATCGGCGGACGGGTGACCGTCGGGCTTCCGCTGTCGCTGGTGACCTATGCCATGCGGCCCAGCCAGACGGTCACCATGCATCCGGGTGCCCTGACCGCGGTGCTGAACACCGGCACGGCGCTGACGCTGCAGGCCAGCAACGACATCACGGTGGACAGCGCGGTCACGGTGAACAACCCCTCGGGCAATGGTGGGGCGCTGACGCTCCAGGCCGGCCGCTCGATCCTGCTCAATGCCGGCATCACCACCGACAATGGCGCCCTGACCCTGATCGCCAACGATCTGGCGGCCAACGGCGTGGTCGATGCGCACCGCGACGTGGGCGACGCCGTGATCGCCATGGCCACCGGAACGGCGATCAATGCCGGCACCGGGGACGTGACCATCGAGCTGCGGCCCGGCACCGGCAACACCAACCGGGGCGCCGGCGCCATCACCATCGGCGGGCTGACCGCCGGCACGGCCAGCATCCTCAACCTCGGCGCGTCCACCGGCAACGACATCATCGTCAACGGCACCGTGTCGGTGTCGGGCACCGGCGATGCGCTGGTGATGGCCGCCGACACCGGCGTCTTCACCAACAACGCCGGCGCCTCGGCGCTCAGTGCCGCCAACGGGCGTTTCCTGGTCTATTCCTCCGACAGCACCACCACCACGGTGGGCGGGCTCAACGTAGGCGGTGTTTCCAACAAGACGTACGCCAATTACGCCCCCGGATCGGTCACCGAAACCGGCAGCCAGATCATCTACGCCAATCAGGCGCCTCCTCCGCCGCCACCGCCTCCTCCTCCTCCTCCTCCTCCTCCTCCTCCTCCTCCGCCACCGCCGCCTCCTCCTCCGCCACCACCACCGCCCCCTCCGCCCACCGTCGATCCTCCGGTGACGCCCCCGGTCGTTCAGCCGCCGGTAACGCCGCCGGTGACCGAGCCTCCGATTGTTAACCCTCCGGTGACGCCCCCTGTCGTCCAGCCGCCGGTAACGCCGCCGGTGACCGAACCTCCGGTCATCGAACCTCCGGTGACGCCGCCGGTCGTTAATCCCCCGTTGACCGAGCCTCCGGTCGTGCCTCCTGTGGTGACGCCTCCGGTTGTCGAGACCCCGATGCCGCCTGCGGTATTGCCCCCGGCACCGCCCCCGGTCGTGAGACTGCCGACGGCGACGGTCATCGGTGGCACAGCAGCCATTGGCACGTCCGCCCCCGCCACCATCAACGGCGGCGTGACGGTCGCTCCGGTGACCGCGCTGGTGAACGCCGGACCGTCCGCCCCCGCCGCGGCGGCACCGGCCCCCGGCGGCACCGCGTCCGTGGCCGTCACCACGACGGCGACCGCCAGCGTGGCGCCGCCCCCGCGGTCCTCCGGTTCCGGCGTGCGCGACGGGGACGGGATCGTCACCGTGCAGGTGTCGGTGGCGGCCTCCGCCCCCGCCCCCGGCGGCAACCCGCCGCCCGCTCCCTCGGGCCGGGTCGAGGCATCGGTCAGCGCCGGCGGCTTCCAGGTCGTCTACAGCCAGCCCGCCGCCAACGCCGTGACCGGCGGCGGCACCGCCCGCACCGAGGGCGAGAGTGGCGGGGGGGCCATGGCCGGCGCCTCCAGCTTCTCCACCTTCCGTGCCGAAGAGCAGCCTGCCGTCACGATCGTCGCCGACGGCAACGCCTCCTCCACCTCTGGGCAAGCCGCCGTGGAGAAGAAAGACCAATGA